A single Roseinatronobacter monicus DNA region contains:
- the recJ gene encoding single-stranded-DNA-specific exonuclease RecJ, with product MGDETAFLGVERSVLGRRWMGPDAALQRLTDAMAQTTRLPRAVCAVLSRSGVPPEGAEDYLAPSLRALLPDPRGLRDMERAAARLLAAVDGAEKIAVFADYDVDGGASAALVICWLRAMGHVATLYIPDRIDEGYGPNVPAMETLAQTHELIICVDCGTVSHDPIAAARGADVMVVDHHLGTETLPPAYAVVNPNRQDETGDLGHLCAAGVVFLLLVEANRQLRARGRQGPDLMAFLDLVALATVADVAPLIGVNRAFVRQGLRVMSARSRVGLRALADVARLEAAPTAYHLGFVLGPRVNAGGRIGAADLGARLLASDDPVEAEALAERLEVLNAERREIEAAVRAEAMAQAQARGAEGALVWAAGDGWHPGVIGIAAARLKESLARPAIVIGLDGDEGKGSGRSVPGIDLGAAVQRLVREGLVLKGGGHRMAAGLTVARGQIETAMERLSELLAQQGAGAAGATSDLRIDSALMPGAVTVELIEQLETVGPFGAAAPAPRFAFPDMRIQSLRRMGETHLRLRFGDGESNSLEAVAFGAFESELGPALATAQGTRLHLAGKVEINQWGGRRSVQLRLDDAAVPNS from the coding sequence ATGGGTGACGAGACTGCGTTTCTGGGGGTCGAAAGATCTGTCCTAGGACGGCGCTGGATGGGACCGGATGCAGCGCTGCAACGTCTGACCGATGCAATGGCCCAAACCACACGCCTGCCGCGCGCCGTTTGTGCCGTGCTGTCGCGCTCTGGCGTGCCCCCTGAGGGCGCAGAGGACTACCTTGCCCCGTCCTTGCGCGCGTTGCTGCCTGACCCGCGTGGCTTGCGCGATATGGAACGTGCCGCCGCGCGCTTGCTTGCTGCGGTTGATGGGGCCGAGAAGATTGCGGTTTTTGCCGATTATGATGTGGACGGGGGCGCGTCGGCGGCCTTGGTGATCTGTTGGCTGCGCGCGATGGGCCATGTGGCGACGCTGTATATTCCCGACCGTATCGATGAAGGCTATGGCCCGAATGTGCCGGCGATGGAGACACTCGCGCAAACACATGAACTGATCATCTGTGTTGATTGTGGCACTGTCAGCCATGATCCGATTGCAGCGGCGCGTGGCGCAGATGTCATGGTTGTCGACCATCATCTGGGCACTGAAACGCTGCCGCCAGCCTATGCAGTCGTGAACCCGAACCGGCAGGATGAAACCGGGGATCTGGGCCATTTATGTGCCGCGGGTGTCGTATTTCTGCTGCTGGTGGAGGCCAATCGCCAGTTGCGCGCGCGCGGTCGTCAGGGGCCGGATTTGATGGCATTTCTTGATCTGGTGGCACTGGCGACCGTGGCGGATGTCGCGCCACTGATCGGTGTTAACCGTGCTTTCGTGCGACAGGGCTTGCGGGTCATGTCTGCGCGCAGCCGGGTTGGGCTGCGCGCCTTGGCCGATGTCGCGCGGCTGGAAGCTGCACCGACCGCCTATCACCTTGGTTTTGTTTTAGGGCCAAGGGTAAATGCAGGGGGGCGTATCGGTGCCGCAGATCTGGGCGCGCGTCTCTTGGCAAGCGACGACCCCGTCGAGGCTGAAGCCTTGGCCGAGCGATTGGAGGTGCTGAATGCCGAGCGCCGTGAGATCGAGGCCGCCGTGCGCGCAGAGGCGATGGCACAGGCGCAGGCACGCGGAGCCGAGGGGGCGCTGGTCTGGGCGGCAGGCGATGGCTGGCATCCGGGCGTGATCGGGATTGCGGCGGCGCGTCTGAAAGAATCCCTCGCGCGCCCGGCAATCGTGATTGGACTGGATGGCGATGAGGGCAAGGGATCAGGCCGCTCGGTGCCGGGGATTGATCTGGGCGCGGCGGTGCAAAGGCTGGTGCGTGAGGGCTTGGTGCTAAAGGGGGGCGGGCACCGGATGGCCGCCGGGCTGACCGTCGCGCGGGGGCAGATTGAAACCGCCATGGAGCGGCTGTCAGAATTGCTGGCACAGCAGGGCGCGGGGGCAGCAGGGGCCACGTCGGATTTGCGCATAGACAGCGCGCTTATGCCCGGCGCCGTGACCGTCGAGTTGATCGAGCAGCTTGAGACGGTCGGCCCATTCGGCGCTGCCGCCCCCGCCCCACGCTTCGCATTTCCCGATATGCGCATCCAGTCACTGCGGCGCATGGGCGAGACGCATCTTCGGTTGCGCTTCGGGGATGGGGAGAGCAATTCGCTGGAGGCCGTTGCATTCGGAGCCTTCGAATCAGAGCTTGGGCCTGCGCTCGCCACAGCACAAGGCACGCGCCTGCATCTTGCTGGTAAGGTGGAGATCAATCAGTGGGGCGGGCGCCGCAGCGTTCAATTGCGGCTGGATGATGCGGCTGTTCCCAACAGCTAG
- a CDS encoding IS630 family transposase (programmed frameshift), translating into MTRGCKPKYVVRLTTEEREHLEGMIRTGRQAAYRLLKARILLKADVSSDGPGWEDARIAEALETSLSTVFRTRRQLVEEGLEATLARKVPASLSQPRIFDGQAEAKLIALACSEPPEGYTHWTLRLLEKRVVELGIVEQASDTTIQRTLKKNALKPHRNRYWVIPPKANAGFVAAMENVLDVYTRPHDQNRPLVCLDETSKQLTRETRTPIPMQPGREARHDYEYERAGVASLFMLFAPLEGWRHVEIRDRRTAIDYAHILRDLADLHFPYAEKIDLVQDNLNTHNPASLYEAFPPAQARRIAQRFEWHYTPKHGSWLNIAECELSVLARQCLARRIPDKTMLKAEVDAWTTNRNSQRAKTNWQFTTQDARTKLIRLYPQIE; encoded by the exons ATGACAAGAGGGTGCAAGCCGAAGTATGTAGTTCGACTGACGACAGAGGAGCGTGAACACCTTGAAGGGATGATCAGAACGGGTCGGCAAGCCGCCTACAGACTGCTGAAGGCGCGGATTTTGCTGAAGGCGGATGTGTCCTCTGATGGCCCGGGATGGGAAGATGCGCGCATTGCCGAGGCATTAGAGACCAGTCTCTCGACTGTTTTCCGCACCCGGCGCCAACTTGTGGAGGAAGGGCTTGAGGCGACTTTAGCGCGCAAAGTTCCAGCGTCGCTTTCACAACCTCGGATCTTCGATGGGCAAGCCGAGGCCAAGCTGATCGCGCTTGCCTGTTCCGAACCACCCGAAGGATATACGCACTGGACACTCAGGTTGTTGGAAAAGCGGGTTGTCGAACTGGGCATTGTTGAGCAGGCCAGTGATACCACAATCCAACGCACGCTTA AAAAAAACGCGCTCAAACCGCACCGGAACCGGTACTGGGTAATCCCACCCAAAGCCAACGCTGGTTTCGTGGCGGCCATGGAGAATGTGCTGGACGTCTACACCCGTCCACACGATCAAAACCGTCCGCTGGTTTGTCTGGACGAGACCAGCAAACAATTGACCCGTGAGACCCGCACACCCATTCCCATGCAGCCAGGGCGCGAGGCGCGCCATGACTACGAATATGAACGCGCAGGTGTCGCCAGCCTGTTCATGTTATTCGCTCCTCTGGAGGGCTGGCGCCACGTCGAGATACGCGATCGACGCACTGCCATCGATTATGCCCATATCCTGCGCGATCTGGCTGATCTCCACTTTCCCTATGCCGAAAAGATCGATCTCGTGCAGGATAATCTGAACACCCACAACCCTGCATCGCTGTACGAGGCTTTCCCGCCTGCCCAAGCGCGCCGCATCGCACAACGGTTCGAATGGCACTACACGCCAAAACATGGGTCTTGGCTCAACATCGCTGAATGTGAACTCAGCGTCCTCGCTCGCCAATGTCTGGCCCGGCGCATCCCGGACAAAACTATGCTGAAGGCCGAAGTCGATGCATGGACAACAAATCGCAACTCCCAACGCGCCAAAACCAACTGGCAGTTCACAACTCAAGACGCGCGCACAAAGCTTATCCGGCTTTATCCGCAAATCGAGTGA
- the glpX gene encoding class II fructose-bisphosphatase, whose amino-acid sequence MTTQPEFHDRMLSLGLARVSEAAALASAKLVGRGDEKAADQAAVDAMRNQLNLLDIKGCVVIGEGERDEAPMLYIGEEVGNGNGPEVDIALDPLEGTTLTAKDFPNALTVIAMAPRGSMLHAPDVYMDKLAIGPGYAPDTVTMDMTPSERVRALAKAKGCDPSDISVCVLERPRHEDMIADLRSTGAAIRLIMDGDVAGVIHCAEPGLTGIDMYMGSGGAPEGVLAAAALKCMGGQIYGRLVFRNDDEIARARRAGIKDLDKIYTRDEMITRDVIFAATGVTDGSIVQGIKTEPGWVTTDTLLMRSKTGSVRRMSYRTPL is encoded by the coding sequence ATGACGACACAGCCTGAATTTCATGACCGAATGCTTTCTCTGGGTCTTGCCCGTGTATCAGAGGCAGCAGCCCTTGCGTCGGCCAAGCTGGTCGGGCGGGGCGACGAGAAGGCCGCCGATCAGGCAGCCGTAGATGCCATGCGCAACCAGTTGAACCTGCTCGATATCAAGGGATGTGTCGTGATCGGCGAGGGCGAACGCGACGAAGCCCCCATGCTGTATATCGGCGAAGAAGTGGGCAACGGAAATGGCCCCGAAGTTGACATCGCACTAGACCCGCTGGAAGGCACAACGCTGACCGCCAAGGATTTCCCCAATGCGCTGACCGTGATCGCAATGGCGCCGCGCGGCTCTATGCTGCATGCGCCGGATGTCTATATGGACAAGCTGGCCATCGGGCCGGGCTATGCGCCGGATACTGTGACGATGGACATGACCCCGTCAGAGCGCGTGCGTGCGCTGGCCAAAGCGAAAGGCTGCGATCCGTCGGATATTTCCGTCTGTGTGCTGGAACGCCCGCGCCATGAGGACATGATCGCGGATCTGCGTTCCACCGGGGCGGCAATCCGTCTGATCATGGACGGGGATGTGGCAGGGGTGATCCATTGCGCAGAACCCGGCCTGACAGGGATCGACATGTATATGGGGTCTGGCGGCGCACCGGAAGGTGTGCTGGCAGCCGCTGCGTTGAAATGCATGGGCGGACAGATCTATGGGCGTTTGGTGTTTCGCAATGACGATGAAATCGCACGCGCCCGGCGTGCAGGTATCAAGGACCTCGACAAAATTTATACCCGCGACGAGATGATCACCCGTGACGTGATTTTCGCCGCAACAGGAGTAACGGATGGGTCCATCGTGCAAGGTATCAAGACCGAACCGGGTTGGGTGACAACCGATACATTGCTGATGCGCTCGAAAACCGGATCTGTGCGGCGCATGAGTTACCGCACGCCGCTGTAA